A section of the Solitalea canadensis DSM 3403 genome encodes:
- a CDS encoding acyltransferase family protein: protein MDTNQTSPTILQTKQHFEILDGLRGVAALAVVIFHFMEWVYTDLSKNFIGHGFLAVDFFFCLSGFVIGYAYDDRIAKMGVLEFFKSRIIRLHPLVIAGSVLGLLAFLFDPFGGDPESYSTSKIILAFLCSVLLIPFPVIADRGFNLFSFNAPSWSLFWEYIANIVYAFVLCKIKRSYLILLTIISAMAICFVSYRSGNLLGGWSGPTFWDGCARISYSFLAGLLIYRSNWIIKNKLGFVGLSILLFLAFLIPFSTWSWLTEPLIVLFFFPLLIALGAGANLTSGLKKVCVFSGKISYPLYMTHYAVLWMFGNYYTNHKPGNMQLTFIIIAGIILVVGASYLMMVLYDIPVRKYLNDRRNDRLAKQKADGVLSQQD, encoded by the coding sequence ATGGATACTAACCAAACCTCACCGACAATTCTACAAACAAAACAGCATTTCGAAATTCTTGACGGATTAAGAGGTGTTGCCGCTCTGGCCGTTGTAATATTTCATTTTATGGAATGGGTGTACACCGATTTAAGCAAGAACTTCATCGGACATGGTTTTTTGGCTGTCGATTTTTTCTTTTGCCTTTCGGGATTTGTAATCGGATATGCCTATGACGATCGTATAGCCAAAATGGGCGTTCTTGAGTTTTTTAAATCGAGGATTATCAGGCTGCATCCCCTGGTTATTGCTGGATCGGTGTTAGGATTGCTGGCATTTTTGTTCGACCCTTTTGGTGGCGATCCTGAATCGTACAGTACCAGTAAAATCATCCTGGCATTTTTGTGTTCGGTATTGCTTATTCCCTTTCCTGTAATAGCCGACCGTGGATTTAACCTGTTTAGCTTCAATGCACCGTCGTGGTCGTTGTTTTGGGAATATATCGCCAATATCGTTTATGCATTTGTACTTTGTAAGATCAAACGCAGTTACCTGATACTGTTAACCATCATCTCGGCGATGGCTATTTGTTTTGTAAGTTATCGCTCCGGCAACTTACTAGGCGGCTGGAGTGGCCCAACCTTTTGGGACGGGTGTGCCCGGATATCGTATTCTTTCTTAGCGGGACTGCTTATTTACCGTTCTAACTGGATCATCAAAAATAAGCTGGGGTTTGTCGGTCTATCTATATTATTGTTCCTGGCCTTTTTAATTCCGTTCTCCACATGGAGTTGGTTAACCGAGCCTTTGATAGTCCTGTTTTTCTTTCCTTTGCTGATAGCATTAGGCGCAGGGGCTAATTTAACATCTGGCTTAAAAAAGGTTTGCGTATTTTCCGGAAAGATCTCTTACCCATTATACATGACGCATTACGCCGTTTTATGGATGTTCGGTAATTATTACACCAACCATAAACCCGGTAATATGCAACTGACTTTTATAATTATAGCAGGGATAATTTTGGTGGTTGGAGCATCATATCTGATGATGGTACTCTACGATATCCCCGTAAGGAAATATTTAAACGATAGACGGAATGATCGGCTTGCCAAACAAAAAGCTGACGGTGTTTTATCGCAACAGGATTAA
- a CDS encoding immunity 49 family protein, translating to MDRIEHLITIYNSFQNDENFVRNKIEEDPANDYFFVPALEGTNIVFAVHSIFIENDIDKAKLFFSNSASASEYMSIKYDRHIMDTGIEEMSYALLSDNVSLINRYALLKNKVNNVNFIGFQMPNAMQNILLNDFDKLDVNIDSIQKQIKYRRYRWYEPIVDVFQGFKTKDEALIKSGLLGLLKTHNKRNKSELICKFLSTDTAGLCKLAWRCGYEIDLGSPLVPIELMPIRPLTEYQTYNFLI from the coding sequence ATGGACAGAATTGAGCATCTGATAACGATTTATAATAGCTTCCAAAATGATGAAAATTTTGTAAGAAATAAGATTGAAGAAGATCCTGCAAATGATTATTTTTTTGTCCCTGCCTTGGAAGGTACTAATATTGTGTTTGCAGTCCATTCGATTTTCATCGAAAATGATATCGATAAAGCAAAACTGTTTTTCAGTAACTCGGCATCAGCTTCGGAATATATGAGCATTAAATATGATCGACATATAATGGATACCGGTATTGAAGAAATGTCTTATGCGCTCCTATCAGATAATGTAAGTTTAATAAACAGGTACGCATTGTTAAAAAATAAAGTCAACAATGTAAACTTTATAGGTTTTCAAATGCCAAATGCAATGCAAAATATTTTACTAAATGATTTTGACAAATTAGATGTTAATATCGATTCAATCCAAAAGCAGATTAAGTATCGTCGTTATCGTTGGTATGAACCTATTGTTGATGTATTCCAGGGCTTCAAAACAAAAGATGAGGCATTAATTAAATCAGGTTTATTGGGATTACTTAAAACACATAACAAAAGAAACAAATCTGAATTAATCTGTAAATTTCTTTCAACTGATACAGCAGGCCTATGTAAACTTGCGTGGCGTTGTGGTTATGAAATTGATTTAGGTAGTCCACTTGTTCCTATTGAACTGATGCCTATTCGTCCATTAACTGAATACCAGACCTATAATTTCTTAATATAA
- a CDS encoding YceI family protein encodes MKTTTTKKQTLRKNLQMLFLPVLFMLASCEKGSEKTEAYKVNENSSTIEWKGSAPDHFHVGSFKVTGELKAGDDGDVKSGDFTIPISSIENFDLQDPVKKQLLDHLKSPDFFNMAIHPNARFQFKKSEPYTGNDEEAISGANYLLTGNFTMLGQTHPISFPAKITVNKENLLVEANFKIDRTKWGMLMDSDPNKPLYILPDVNIKLKLISTKSL; translated from the coding sequence ATGAAAACAACAACAACGAAGAAACAAACATTGAGAAAAAATCTACAAATGCTCTTTCTTCCCGTTCTCTTTATGCTTGCATCATGCGAAAAAGGAAGCGAAAAAACAGAAGCTTATAAAGTAAACGAGAATTCATCTACAATAGAATGGAAGGGATCTGCACCGGATCATTTTCACGTGGGATCTTTTAAAGTAACCGGAGAGTTAAAAGCCGGAGATGATGGAGATGTAAAATCCGGCGATTTTACTATACCGATTTCTTCCATCGAAAATTTTGATCTGCAAGACCCTGTGAAAAAGCAGTTATTGGATCATCTAAAGAGCCCTGATTTTTTTAACATGGCAATCCATCCGAATGCAAGGTTTCAATTTAAAAAAAGTGAACCTTACACAGGTAACGATGAAGAGGCTATTAGTGGTGCCAACTATTTGCTGACAGGTAATTTTACTATGTTAGGTCAAACGCATCCAATTTCTTTCCCTGCCAAAATTACGGTGAATAAAGAAAACTTGCTGGTTGAAGCAAACTTTAAGATCGACAGAACCAAATGGGGAATGTTAATGGATAGCGATCCTAATAAGCCGCTCTATATACTTCCGGATGTAAACATCAAACTAAAATTGATCTCTACAAAGTCTTTATAG